One Scomber scombrus chromosome 4, fScoSco1.1, whole genome shotgun sequence genomic region harbors:
- the si:dkey-40c11.2 gene encoding drebrin-like protein A isoform X3, which yields MSMQTVNLDTYSLSLLTAKEDILNTRSSTNWALFAYAGVSNKLKLADSGVGGVAELVEKFNVSKAQYGLCRVGSAETGGHRIAMIFWVGQNVDDYRRTECASHIPAIKNFFKEAHAFIKAEKVEDVTEENIRGELSKTQAQAPPQWVRRSSRSVEKEDIVGTNYRKTNAAMEMRLINRDSFWARAEREEEQRKEEERRRAAEDRRRLERERILKDRKDAEERDRKMNEKLQMIEDQRRKQAEKEEALRREEKLRWKQQQNEHEEDMRARLRRSESIEKAAEAAVLVSQRSMNPREFFRQLSSSSSQSPTSPGSSRTGKPFRRYQRSLTDTAFIFSKTEESTASSPSSPLVSPFSRASPSPFCRSTSPPISPDFRPVTSPQSSRAPMSPPTSPLRSAPQLSALPAVPPPNHQVQPADEPRAPSPTEPSAPPASPNLLASLSSSYEKNNPSQSHLDDLPVLPPNTPTEPEPSTFCFEPGLTPQAPTAPLPERPQPNTELHTAPHVHTELVSDTGYKVQAVLIEEEEEEEEDEVEVNEEDKFRTQPQPCAFTTEPVQTEVEEQEQVEEKYDQVEEKYDQVEEKYDQVEEEYNQVEEEKNEQKVEEKDVQQQEEEEVEGGSKQDIEPASLKELLEVQQEEEEAKEDRELNDQSEDSRALAEPAELTEKEKEPAIKDVEPIHQEIKHEVVIPSTNGITNGDDTQEQNGIERSLSPSDTELSSPELAVCYDLHGTAEDDDINEDKEQEISQNGQEVLAERQMCVRALYDYQAEDESEISFEPGDIIRDVETVDKAWWRGWSKDGRQGLFPANYVETI from the exons ATGAGTATGCAAACAGTCAACCTTGATACCTACAGCCTGTCGCTGCTCACGGCCAAAGAGGACATCCTCAACACCCGGTCCTCCACTAACTG GGCATTATTCGCATATGCTGGAGTCAGCAACAAGCTCAAACTGGCTGACTCAGGAG TGGGTGGTGTGGCAGAGTTGGTAGAAAAGTTTAATGTGTCCAAGGCCCAGTATGGACTGTGCAGAGTGGGAAGTGCGGAGACAGGAGGCCACCGGATTGCTATGATCTTCTGG gTCGGCCAAAATGTGGATGACTACCGGAGGACAGAATGTGCCAGTCACATTCCAGCCATCAAAAACTTTTTCAAG GAAGCACATGCCTTCATTAAGGCAGAGAAGGTGGAGGATGTGACAGAGGAGAATATAAGAGGTGAACTCAGCAAGACCCAGGCCCAGGCTCCCCCACAGTGGGTGAGGAGGAGCTCCAGGTCTGTGGAAAAGGAGGACATTGTG GGTACAAACTACAGAAAAACTAACGCTGCAATGGAGATGAGACTAATCAACAGAGACTCCTTCTGGGCACGTGCAGAG CGtgaggaagaacagaggaaggaagaggagaggagacgagcAGCAGAGGACAGACGACGGcttgaaagagaaagaattTTAAAGGATCGAAAAGATGcagaagaaagagacagaaagatgaaTGAGAAACTGCAGATGATTGAGGATCAGAG AAGAAAGcaagcagaaaaagaagaagcgCTGCGCAGAGAGGAAAAATTAAGATGG aagcagcagcagaacgAGCATGAGGAGGACATGAGGGCTCGTCTGAGACGGAGTGAGTCCATAGAGAAAGCAGCA GAGGCAGCAGTATTAGTGTCCCAACGCTCCATGAACCCTAGGGAGTTCTTCAGGcagctgtcatcatcatcatcacaaagtCCAACCAGCCCTGGATCCTCCCGTACTG GCAAACCATTCAGACGATACCAGCGCAGCCTGACAGACACAGCTTTCATCTTCTCTAAAACAGAGGAGAGTACGGCATCTTCCCCTAGTTCTCCCCTGGTCTCCCCCTTCTCCCGGGCCTCACCCTCCCCCTTTTGCCGTTCCACATCTCCACCCATAAGCCCTGATTTCCGCCCTGTCACCTCTCCACAAAGCTCCAGAGCTCCCATGTCACCGCCCACATCACCACTTCGTTCTGCCCCTCAACTTTCAGCCCTGCCTGCTGTCCCACCACCTAACCACCAAGTTCAGCCTGCTGATGAGCCCAGAGCTCCATCACCCACAGAACCTTCTGCACCTCCAGCCTCCCCCAATCTTTTGGCTTCCTTGTCCTCCAGTTACGAGAAAAACAACCCCTCTCAGTCACATCTGGATGATCTGCCTGTTTTACCCCCAAATACCCCAACTGAGCCAGAGCCCTCAACTTTCTGCTTCGAGCCAGGTCTAACTCCACAGGCTCCAACAGCTCCTCTTCCTGAGAGACCACAGCCAAACACAG AACTACATACAGCCCCACATGTGCACACTGAGCTGGTCTCAGACACTGGCTACAAAGTGCAGGCTGTActgatagaggaggaggaggaggaggaggaagatgaggtgGAGGTGAACGAGGAAGATAAGTTCAGAACACAACCGCAGCCTTGTGCCTTCACTACAGAACCAGTCCAGACTgaggtggaggagcaggagcaggtggaggagaagTACGATCAGGTGGAGGAGAAGTACGATCAGGTGGAGGAGAAATACGAtcaggtggaggaggagtacAATCAG GTAGAGGAAGAGAAGAATGAGCagaaggtggaggagaaggatgtgcagcagcaggaggaggaagaggtggaggggggATCAAAACAGGACATTGAACCTGCATCACTAAAGGAGCTTTTGGAGGTGcaacaggaggaagaagaggcaaAGGAAGACAGAGAGCTGAATGACCAATCAGAAGACAGCCGGGCCCTTGCTGAACCTGCTGAGctcacagagaaagagaaagaaccAGCAATAAAAG ATGTCGAACCAATTCATCAAGAAATCAAACATGAGGTTGTGATCCCATCAACCAATGGGATCACAAATGGAGACGACACACAGGAACAGAATGGCATAG AGCGATCTTTGAGCCCATCTGACACTGAACTCAGCTCCCCAGAGCTAGCTGTGTGCTACGATCTCCATGGCACAGCAGAGGATGATGACATCAATGAGGATAAGGAACAGGAGATCTCACAAAATGGACAAGAG GTTTTAGCTGAGCGACAAATGTGCGTCCGAGCTCTGTATGACTACCAAGCAG AGGATGAATCTGAGATCTCCTTTGAacctggtgacatcatcagggatGTGGAAACGGTGGACAAAGCCTGGTGGAGGGGGTGGAGCAAAGATGGTCGACAAGGCCTGTTCCCTGCCAATTATGTGGAGACCATAtag
- the si:dkey-40c11.2 gene encoding drebrin-like protein A isoform X1 encodes MSMQTVNLDTYSLSLLTAKEDILNTRSSTNWALFAYAGVSNKLKLADSGVGGVAELVEKFNVSKAQYGLCRVGSAETGGHRIAMIFWVGQNVDDYRRTECASHIPAIKNFFKEAHAFIKAEKVEDVTEENIRGELSKTQAQAPPQWVRRSSRSVEKEDIVGTNYRKTNAAMEMRLINRDSFWARAEREEEQRKEEERRRAAEDRRRLERERILKDRKDAEERDRKMNEKLQMIEDQRRKQAEKEEALRREEKLRWKQQQNEHEEDMRARLRRSESIEKAAEAAVLVSQRSMNPREFFRQLSSSSSQSPTSPGSSRTGKPFRRYQRSLTDTAFIFSKTEESTASSPSSPLVSPFSRASPSPFCRSTSPPISPDFRPVTSPQSSRAPMSPPTSPLRSAPQLSALPAVPPPNHQVQPADEPRAPSPTEPSAPPASPNLLASLSSSYEKNNPSQSHLDDLPVLPPNTPTEPEPSTFCFEPGLTPQAPTAPLPERPQPNTELHTAPHVHTELVSDTGYKVQAVLIEEEEEEEEDEVEVNEEDKFRTQPQPCAFTTEPVQTEVEEQEQVEEKYDQVEEKYDQVEEKYDQVEEEYNQVVEQEQVEEQFDQIEEEYDQVEEEKNEQKVEEKDVQQQEEEEVEGGSKQDIEPASLKELLEVQQEEEEAKEDRELNDQSEDSRALAEPAELTEKEKEPAIKDVEPIHQEIKHEVVIPSTNGITNGDDTQEQNGIERSLSPSDTELSSPELAVCYDLHGTAEDDDINEDKEQEISQNGQEVLAERQMCVRALYDYQAEDESEISFEPGDIIRDVETVDKAWWRGWSKDGRQGLFPANYVETI; translated from the exons ATGAGTATGCAAACAGTCAACCTTGATACCTACAGCCTGTCGCTGCTCACGGCCAAAGAGGACATCCTCAACACCCGGTCCTCCACTAACTG GGCATTATTCGCATATGCTGGAGTCAGCAACAAGCTCAAACTGGCTGACTCAGGAG TGGGTGGTGTGGCAGAGTTGGTAGAAAAGTTTAATGTGTCCAAGGCCCAGTATGGACTGTGCAGAGTGGGAAGTGCGGAGACAGGAGGCCACCGGATTGCTATGATCTTCTGG gTCGGCCAAAATGTGGATGACTACCGGAGGACAGAATGTGCCAGTCACATTCCAGCCATCAAAAACTTTTTCAAG GAAGCACATGCCTTCATTAAGGCAGAGAAGGTGGAGGATGTGACAGAGGAGAATATAAGAGGTGAACTCAGCAAGACCCAGGCCCAGGCTCCCCCACAGTGGGTGAGGAGGAGCTCCAGGTCTGTGGAAAAGGAGGACATTGTG GGTACAAACTACAGAAAAACTAACGCTGCAATGGAGATGAGACTAATCAACAGAGACTCCTTCTGGGCACGTGCAGAG CGtgaggaagaacagaggaaggaagaggagaggagacgagcAGCAGAGGACAGACGACGGcttgaaagagaaagaattTTAAAGGATCGAAAAGATGcagaagaaagagacagaaagatgaaTGAGAAACTGCAGATGATTGAGGATCAGAG AAGAAAGcaagcagaaaaagaagaagcgCTGCGCAGAGAGGAAAAATTAAGATGG aagcagcagcagaacgAGCATGAGGAGGACATGAGGGCTCGTCTGAGACGGAGTGAGTCCATAGAGAAAGCAGCA GAGGCAGCAGTATTAGTGTCCCAACGCTCCATGAACCCTAGGGAGTTCTTCAGGcagctgtcatcatcatcatcacaaagtCCAACCAGCCCTGGATCCTCCCGTACTG GCAAACCATTCAGACGATACCAGCGCAGCCTGACAGACACAGCTTTCATCTTCTCTAAAACAGAGGAGAGTACGGCATCTTCCCCTAGTTCTCCCCTGGTCTCCCCCTTCTCCCGGGCCTCACCCTCCCCCTTTTGCCGTTCCACATCTCCACCCATAAGCCCTGATTTCCGCCCTGTCACCTCTCCACAAAGCTCCAGAGCTCCCATGTCACCGCCCACATCACCACTTCGTTCTGCCCCTCAACTTTCAGCCCTGCCTGCTGTCCCACCACCTAACCACCAAGTTCAGCCTGCTGATGAGCCCAGAGCTCCATCACCCACAGAACCTTCTGCACCTCCAGCCTCCCCCAATCTTTTGGCTTCCTTGTCCTCCAGTTACGAGAAAAACAACCCCTCTCAGTCACATCTGGATGATCTGCCTGTTTTACCCCCAAATACCCCAACTGAGCCAGAGCCCTCAACTTTCTGCTTCGAGCCAGGTCTAACTCCACAGGCTCCAACAGCTCCTCTTCCTGAGAGACCACAGCCAAACACAG AACTACATACAGCCCCACATGTGCACACTGAGCTGGTCTCAGACACTGGCTACAAAGTGCAGGCTGTActgatagaggaggaggaggaggaggaggaagatgaggtgGAGGTGAACGAGGAAGATAAGTTCAGAACACAACCGCAGCCTTGTGCCTTCACTACAGAACCAGTCCAGACTgaggtggaggagcaggagcaggtggaggagaagTACGATCAGGTGGAGGAGAAGTACGATCAGGTGGAGGAGAAATACGAtcaggtggaggaggagtacAATCAGGTAGTGGagcaggagcaggtggaggagcagtTCGATCAGATTGAGGAGGAGTACGATCAGGTAGAGGAAGAGAAGAATGAGCagaaggtggaggagaaggatgtgcagcagcaggaggaggaagaggtggaggggggATCAAAACAGGACATTGAACCTGCATCACTAAAGGAGCTTTTGGAGGTGcaacaggaggaagaagaggcaaAGGAAGACAGAGAGCTGAATGACCAATCAGAAGACAGCCGGGCCCTTGCTGAACCTGCTGAGctcacagagaaagagaaagaaccAGCAATAAAAG ATGTCGAACCAATTCATCAAGAAATCAAACATGAGGTTGTGATCCCATCAACCAATGGGATCACAAATGGAGACGACACACAGGAACAGAATGGCATAG AGCGATCTTTGAGCCCATCTGACACTGAACTCAGCTCCCCAGAGCTAGCTGTGTGCTACGATCTCCATGGCACAGCAGAGGATGATGACATCAATGAGGATAAGGAACAGGAGATCTCACAAAATGGACAAGAG GTTTTAGCTGAGCGACAAATGTGCGTCCGAGCTCTGTATGACTACCAAGCAG AGGATGAATCTGAGATCTCCTTTGAacctggtgacatcatcagggatGTGGAAACGGTGGACAAAGCCTGGTGGAGGGGGTGGAGCAAAGATGGTCGACAAGGCCTGTTCCCTGCCAATTATGTGGAGACCATAtag
- the si:dkey-40c11.2 gene encoding drebrin-like protein A isoform X2, with product MSMQTVNLDTYSLSLLTAKEDILNTRSSTNWALFAYAGVSNKLKLADSGVGGVAELVEKFNVSKAQYGLCRVGSAETGGHRIAMIFWVGQNVDDYRRTECASHIPAIKNFFKEAHAFIKAEKVEDVTEENIRGELSKTQAQAPPQWVRRSSRSVEKEDIVGTNYRKTNAAMEMRLINRDSFWARAEREEEQRKEEERRRAAEDRRRLERERILKDRKDAEERDRKMNEKLQMIEDQRKQAEKEEALRREEKLRWKQQQNEHEEDMRARLRRSESIEKAAEAAVLVSQRSMNPREFFRQLSSSSSQSPTSPGSSRTGKPFRRYQRSLTDTAFIFSKTEESTASSPSSPLVSPFSRASPSPFCRSTSPPISPDFRPVTSPQSSRAPMSPPTSPLRSAPQLSALPAVPPPNHQVQPADEPRAPSPTEPSAPPASPNLLASLSSSYEKNNPSQSHLDDLPVLPPNTPTEPEPSTFCFEPGLTPQAPTAPLPERPQPNTELHTAPHVHTELVSDTGYKVQAVLIEEEEEEEEDEVEVNEEDKFRTQPQPCAFTTEPVQTEVEEQEQVEEKYDQVEEKYDQVEEKYDQVEEEYNQVVEQEQVEEQFDQIEEEYDQVEEEKNEQKVEEKDVQQQEEEEVEGGSKQDIEPASLKELLEVQQEEEEAKEDRELNDQSEDSRALAEPAELTEKEKEPAIKDVEPIHQEIKHEVVIPSTNGITNGDDTQEQNGIERSLSPSDTELSSPELAVCYDLHGTAEDDDINEDKEQEISQNGQEVLAERQMCVRALYDYQAEDESEISFEPGDIIRDVETVDKAWWRGWSKDGRQGLFPANYVETI from the exons ATGAGTATGCAAACAGTCAACCTTGATACCTACAGCCTGTCGCTGCTCACGGCCAAAGAGGACATCCTCAACACCCGGTCCTCCACTAACTG GGCATTATTCGCATATGCTGGAGTCAGCAACAAGCTCAAACTGGCTGACTCAGGAG TGGGTGGTGTGGCAGAGTTGGTAGAAAAGTTTAATGTGTCCAAGGCCCAGTATGGACTGTGCAGAGTGGGAAGTGCGGAGACAGGAGGCCACCGGATTGCTATGATCTTCTGG gTCGGCCAAAATGTGGATGACTACCGGAGGACAGAATGTGCCAGTCACATTCCAGCCATCAAAAACTTTTTCAAG GAAGCACATGCCTTCATTAAGGCAGAGAAGGTGGAGGATGTGACAGAGGAGAATATAAGAGGTGAACTCAGCAAGACCCAGGCCCAGGCTCCCCCACAGTGGGTGAGGAGGAGCTCCAGGTCTGTGGAAAAGGAGGACATTGTG GGTACAAACTACAGAAAAACTAACGCTGCAATGGAGATGAGACTAATCAACAGAGACTCCTTCTGGGCACGTGCAGAG CGtgaggaagaacagaggaaggaagaggagaggagacgagcAGCAGAGGACAGACGACGGcttgaaagagaaagaattTTAAAGGATCGAAAAGATGcagaagaaagagacagaaagatgaaTGAGAAACTGCAGATGATTGAGGATCAGAG AAAGcaagcagaaaaagaagaagcgCTGCGCAGAGAGGAAAAATTAAGATGG aagcagcagcagaacgAGCATGAGGAGGACATGAGGGCTCGTCTGAGACGGAGTGAGTCCATAGAGAAAGCAGCA GAGGCAGCAGTATTAGTGTCCCAACGCTCCATGAACCCTAGGGAGTTCTTCAGGcagctgtcatcatcatcatcacaaagtCCAACCAGCCCTGGATCCTCCCGTACTG GCAAACCATTCAGACGATACCAGCGCAGCCTGACAGACACAGCTTTCATCTTCTCTAAAACAGAGGAGAGTACGGCATCTTCCCCTAGTTCTCCCCTGGTCTCCCCCTTCTCCCGGGCCTCACCCTCCCCCTTTTGCCGTTCCACATCTCCACCCATAAGCCCTGATTTCCGCCCTGTCACCTCTCCACAAAGCTCCAGAGCTCCCATGTCACCGCCCACATCACCACTTCGTTCTGCCCCTCAACTTTCAGCCCTGCCTGCTGTCCCACCACCTAACCACCAAGTTCAGCCTGCTGATGAGCCCAGAGCTCCATCACCCACAGAACCTTCTGCACCTCCAGCCTCCCCCAATCTTTTGGCTTCCTTGTCCTCCAGTTACGAGAAAAACAACCCCTCTCAGTCACATCTGGATGATCTGCCTGTTTTACCCCCAAATACCCCAACTGAGCCAGAGCCCTCAACTTTCTGCTTCGAGCCAGGTCTAACTCCACAGGCTCCAACAGCTCCTCTTCCTGAGAGACCACAGCCAAACACAG AACTACATACAGCCCCACATGTGCACACTGAGCTGGTCTCAGACACTGGCTACAAAGTGCAGGCTGTActgatagaggaggaggaggaggaggaggaagatgaggtgGAGGTGAACGAGGAAGATAAGTTCAGAACACAACCGCAGCCTTGTGCCTTCACTACAGAACCAGTCCAGACTgaggtggaggagcaggagcaggtggaggagaagTACGATCAGGTGGAGGAGAAGTACGATCAGGTGGAGGAGAAATACGAtcaggtggaggaggagtacAATCAGGTAGTGGagcaggagcaggtggaggagcagtTCGATCAGATTGAGGAGGAGTACGATCAGGTAGAGGAAGAGAAGAATGAGCagaaggtggaggagaaggatgtgcagcagcaggaggaggaagaggtggaggggggATCAAAACAGGACATTGAACCTGCATCACTAAAGGAGCTTTTGGAGGTGcaacaggaggaagaagaggcaaAGGAAGACAGAGAGCTGAATGACCAATCAGAAGACAGCCGGGCCCTTGCTGAACCTGCTGAGctcacagagaaagagaaagaaccAGCAATAAAAG ATGTCGAACCAATTCATCAAGAAATCAAACATGAGGTTGTGATCCCATCAACCAATGGGATCACAAATGGAGACGACACACAGGAACAGAATGGCATAG AGCGATCTTTGAGCCCATCTGACACTGAACTCAGCTCCCCAGAGCTAGCTGTGTGCTACGATCTCCATGGCACAGCAGAGGATGATGACATCAATGAGGATAAGGAACAGGAGATCTCACAAAATGGACAAGAG GTTTTAGCTGAGCGACAAATGTGCGTCCGAGCTCTGTATGACTACCAAGCAG AGGATGAATCTGAGATCTCCTTTGAacctggtgacatcatcagggatGTGGAAACGGTGGACAAAGCCTGGTGGAGGGGGTGGAGCAAAGATGGTCGACAAGGCCTGTTCCCTGCCAATTATGTGGAGACCATAtag